In Myxococcales bacterium, the genomic window GACACTCGACCTACGAGGACGGCGCAAAGCTCGCGCACGCCGCCGGTGTCGGTCAGTACGTGCTCTTCCACCACGACCCGCGGCGCACGGACGCCGCCGTGCTCGAGCTCGAGAGCAAGGCTCGTGACCTGTTCCCGGGAGCCGTCGCCGCCCGGGAAGGCATGCAGATCGTGCTGCCGGCCCGCGCGGCCGCCGCATGAACCCGCCAACCTGCGCAGCGAGCGCGAGCGGGCGCCAGGCCTCGGTTATGCTGGCTCCCACTCCGCTCTCCATGTCCCGCCTCTCGCTGCTCATCGATCTGTCCTCGCTGCTCGGACGCGAGGTCGATCTCGACACCTTGCTCTCGACGGCTTGCGAGCGCATGGCGGAGTCGCTGCGGGCGGACCGCGCGAGCATCTGGCTCGTCGACGCCGAGCGCGGCGATCTGGTGACCCGGGTGGCCGTGTTGCCCGAGGTGCCCGAGCTGCGCCAGCCCATGGGCAAGGGTCTCGCCGGCCACGTCGCGCGCACGGGCGAGACCGTGCGGGTGGACGACGCCGCGAAGGACGAGCGCTTCGATCCCAGCGCCGATCGGGCGACCGGTTACCACACCCAGAGCATGTTGGTGGCCGCGATCCGCGAACACGGGCGAGCCCCGGTGCGAGGGGTGGTTCAGCTCTTGAATCGGCAGGACGGGCCATTCGACTCGGAGGACGAGCGTTACCTGGAGGCGCTCGGCCAGCAGCTCGCGCGGGCCCTGGCTCTGACCACGCTGCGCGCGCCCGACGAGTCGGGGCCGGGCTTGATGCTGCGCGGACCGTTCAATCGCATCGTCGGCCGCAGCCCCGCGATGCGTCGTGTGTACGAACGCGTGGGGCTGGCCGCACAGACGGACGCCACGGTGCTCGTGCGCGGAGAGACCGGCACCGGCAAGGGGCTCTTCGCGCGAGCGATTCACGTCAACTCACCGCGACAGGGCGGCCCGTTCGTCACCGTCGACTGCACGACGTTGCCGGCGCAGCTGGTCGAGAGTGAGCTCTTCGGCCACGAGCGCGGCGCTTTCACCGGAGCCGAGCGGCGCGTGCGAGGCAAGGTCGAGCTGGCCCACGAGGGCACGCTCTTCCTGGACGAAATTGGTGAGCTGCCGCCGGAAATTCAGGGAAAACTCCTGCGTTTTCTGCAGGAG contains:
- a CDS encoding sigma-54-dependent Fis family transcriptional regulator, which translates into the protein MSRLSLLIDLSSLLGREVDLDTLLSTACERMAESLRADRASIWLVDAERGDLVTRVAVLPEVPELRQPMGKGLAGHVARTGETVRVDDAAKDERFDPSADRATGYHTQSMLVAAIREHGRAPVRGVVQLLNRQDGPFDSEDERYLEALGQQLARALALTTLRAPDESGPGLMLRGPFNRIVGRSPAMRRVYERVGLAAQTDATVLVRGETGTGKGLFARAIHVNSPRQGGPFVTVDCTTLPAQLVESELFGHERGAFTGAERRVRGKVELAHEGTLFLDEIGELPPEIQGKLLRFLQERSYERVGGRETLRADVRVVCATHRDLEKLVAEGKFREDLYFRMRVVVIDVPPLRERGADEIEILARHFAEMYATRYRRPIPVLEPDALAVLRNHRWAGNVRELEHWVESAVVLSPDGRIADEHWPQSRRGNELAETSPSSGKPVPGVRVPEGMTLDDAMRIYIQATVDACGGNKTEAAKRLGVGRNTIGRALKKK